A stretch of Abyssogena phaseoliformis symbiont OG214 DNA encodes these proteins:
- the lpdA gene encoding dihydrolipoyl dehydrogenase — protein MIKTQVVVIGSGPGGYTAAFRAADLGKQVTLIERYDVLGGVCLNVGCIPSKVLLHTAQIINEVKEASHLGVTFNEPDININDVRTNKINIVAKLTGGIKALAKARKVDVITGYGKFISANQLAIEHSDDIIEFEQCIIAVGSCVTKIPAFPFDDARVMDSTDALDLTNIPKRLLVVGGGIIGLEMATIYHALGSEISIVELSDQLITSADKDIVNPLFRRIKKQYANIFLNTKVTSMDALDEGIKVGFEGKNAPEFDTFDKVLVAIGRTPNGELIDCEKAGVEVNDWGFIPTDKQMKTNVQNIYAIGDIVGQPMLAHKAVHEAKVAAEVICGHKSGFDALTIPSVAYTDPEVAWTGKTEKELKAEGIAYEKGIFPWAASGRSLSIGRSEGMTKGLFDAKTGRILGMGICGTNAGELIAEATLAIEMGCDMDDIALTIHAHPTLSETTAFATEMAQGTITDLLPPKKKK, from the coding sequence ATTATAAAAACTCAAGTTGTTGTGATTGGTTCTGGTCCTGGTGGTTACACAGCTGCATTTCGAGCGGCTGATTTAGGCAAACAAGTGACGCTAATTGAACGTTATGATGTTTTAGGTGGAGTCTGCCTAAATGTTGGCTGCATCCCTTCTAAAGTACTTCTTCATACAGCTCAAATCATCAACGAGGTAAAAGAGGCCTCTCATTTAGGTGTTACATTCAATGAACCAGACATTAACATTAATGACGTACGCACAAATAAAATCAACATTGTCGCCAAATTAACAGGAGGCATTAAAGCTTTGGCAAAGGCAAGAAAGGTTGATGTTATAACGGGCTATGGTAAGTTCATCTCAGCCAATCAACTTGCAATCGAACATAGCGACGATATCATTGAATTTGAACAATGTATTATCGCTGTAGGTTCATGCGTTACCAAAATTCCCGCCTTTCCATTTGATGATGCTCGCGTGATGGATTCAACAGATGCACTAGATTTAACCAACATACCCAAACGCTTGCTTGTTGTTGGTGGTGGTATTATCGGCCTAGAAATGGCAACGATATATCACGCACTGGGTAGTGAAATATCAATTGTTGAATTATCAGACCAACTCATTACCAGTGCCGACAAAGACATTGTCAACCCACTTTTTAGACGCATTAAAAAACAATACGCTAATATTTTTCTAAACACCAAAGTAACCAGCATGGACGCACTAGATGAAGGCATTAAAGTTGGTTTTGAAGGCAAAAACGCCCCAGAATTTGACACCTTTGATAAAGTGTTAGTCGCCATTGGTCGCACTCCTAATGGCGAATTAATCGATTGCGAAAAAGCAGGTGTTGAAGTCAACGATTGGGGTTTTATTCCCACAGACAAACAAATGAAGACCAACGTTCAAAACATCTACGCCATCGGCGATATTGTTGGTCAACCCATGCTCGCCCACAAAGCCGTACACGAGGCCAAAGTTGCAGCAGAAGTTATTTGTGGGCATAAATCAGGCTTTGATGCGCTCACCATCCCATCCGTTGCCTACACCGACCCAGAAGTCGCTTGGACAGGCAAAACCGAAAAAGAACTCAAAGCTGAAGGCATTGCTTATGAAAAAGGCATATTCCCTTGGGCAGCTTCAGGCCGTAGTTTAAGTATTGGCAGGTCTGAAGGCATGACCAAAGGCTTGTTTGATGCAAAAACAGGTAGAATCTTAGGCATGGGTATTTGTGGCACTAATGCAGGTGAGTTAATTGCTGAAGCAACACTTGCCATTGAAATGGGTTGCGATATGGATGATATCGCACTCACCATCCATGCTCACCCAACCTTAAGTGAAACCACCGCCTTTGCAACTGAAATGGCACAGGGTACAATTACAGATTTATTACCGCCGAAAAAGAAAAAATAG
- the def gene encoding peptide deformylase translates to MILPILNYPDKRLRTKAKHVDVIDGTTQTLIKDMFETMYAKDGIGLAATQVNQHLQVVVIDVPDSQNAYQLLLKNHQNSSHKQLQKHYPLCFINPKIKEKDGQEKHTEGCLSVPDFQAEVQRANHIKVEALNEKGEVFTLQATGLLAICIQHELDHLKGILFVDYLSKLKKKRLLEKTKKIIKG, encoded by the coding sequence ATGATTCTACCCATCTTAAACTACCCTGATAAACGCCTAAGAACCAAAGCCAAACACGTGGACGTGATTGATGGAACCACACAAACTTTAATCAAAGACATGTTTGAAACCATGTATGCTAAAGATGGTATCGGCTTGGCTGCTACTCAAGTTAACCAACATTTACAAGTGGTGGTGATTGATGTGCCAGACTCGCAAAATGCCTATCAATTATTATTAAAAAATCACCAAAATAGCTCGCACAAGCAGCTACAAAAACATTACCCTTTGTGTTTTATTAACCCAAAAATTAAAGAAAAAGACGGACAAGAAAAACACACTGAAGGCTGCTTATCCGTGCCAGATTTTCAAGCAGAAGTACAACGCGCTAATCATATTAAAGTTGAAGCGCTCAACGAAAAAGGCGAGGTATTTACCTTACAAGCAACAGGGCTACTTGCCATTTGCATCCAGCATGAATTGGATCATTTAAAAGGTATTTTGTTTGTTGATTATTTATCCAAACTTAAGAAAAAACGCCTACTAGAGAAAACAAAAAAGATAATTAAAGGCTAA
- the nadB gene encoding L-aspartate oxidase: MSKQQHFDVLIIGTGSAGLMSALQLSDDLNIALIAKDKLLEGSSYYAQGGISAVLDINDNFTTHVQDTLSTAKGLGDKTAIRFMVENAPKAIASLERSGVEFTKDKDNYHLTTEGGHSHRRVVHIADKTGQSIQINLLKSVKEKNNITLFENYIAIDLLIKSHDCHGAYILNKNTHQVESFISHKTIIATGGASKAYLYTSNPDTSTGDGIAMAYRAKCVITNMEFTQFHPTCLYHPHAKSFLITEALRGEGGKLILPNGKTFMHEFDSREELAPRDIVARAIDAQIKIHGLDCVYLDISFKDKNWIKQHFPTIYKKCQSLGIDIAIDAIPVVPAAHYTCGGVQTNLNSQTNVGNLYAVGEVAYTGVHGANRMASNSLLECVVFAKSCANHINQQSTTLAHKKFSQWDASKAAPSKEKVVVSHLWDEIRRIMWNFVGIVRSNKRLKYAQYRLDQIQAEVNDYYKLYLISSDLIELRNLVQSAQLIVQSAISRTESRGLHYNEDYPQQANQATNTIIKKS; this comes from the coding sequence ATGTCAAAACAACAACATTTTGACGTTCTAATCATTGGTACAGGTAGCGCAGGATTAATGAGCGCACTACAGTTATCAGATGATTTAAACATTGCATTGATTGCCAAAGATAAACTATTAGAAGGCAGCTCATACTATGCACAAGGCGGTATATCTGCCGTGCTAGATATAAATGATAATTTCACCACACACGTACAAGATACCTTATCAACTGCGAAAGGCTTGGGCGATAAAACTGCCATCCGCTTTATGGTTGAAAATGCACCTAAAGCCATTGCCTCATTAGAACGCTCAGGTGTTGAATTTACCAAAGATAAAGATAATTACCACTTAACCACTGAAGGTGGTCATAGCCATAGAAGAGTGGTGCATATTGCTGATAAAACAGGGCAATCAATCCAAATTAATTTGCTCAAAAGCGTTAAAGAAAAAAATAACATAACGCTTTTTGAAAATTATATTGCCATTGATTTATTAATCAAATCCCACGATTGCCATGGCGCTTATATTCTTAATAAAAATACTCACCAAGTTGAAAGTTTTATTTCCCATAAAACCATTATTGCCACAGGTGGTGCATCAAAGGCTTATCTTTATACCTCTAACCCAGACACCTCAACAGGTGATGGTATTGCCATGGCGTATCGAGCAAAATGTGTTATTACCAATATGGAATTTACCCAATTCCACCCTACTTGTCTTTACCATCCACATGCAAAATCTTTTTTAATTACCGAGGCACTTCGTGGCGAAGGTGGTAAACTGATTTTACCAAATGGTAAAACTTTTATGCATGAATTTGATAGTCGAGAGGAACTTGCGCCTCGTGATATTGTTGCTCGTGCAATTGATGCGCAAATAAAAATCCATGGGCTTGATTGTGTTTATTTAGACATTTCATTTAAAGACAAAAATTGGATTAAGCAACACTTCCCAACTATTTATAAAAAGTGTCAATCACTTGGTATTGATATCGCTATAGATGCTATTCCTGTTGTACCTGCAGCGCATTACACTTGTGGCGGTGTGCAAACCAATCTTAATAGTCAAACCAATGTGGGCAATCTATATGCCGTTGGCGAGGTAGCATACACAGGCGTGCATGGTGCTAATCGTATGGCGAGTAATTCTTTGTTAGAATGTGTGGTATTTGCTAAATCTTGTGCCAATCATATCAACCAACAATCAACAACATTAGCGCATAAAAAATTTAGCCAGTGGGATGCCTCCAAAGCAGCGCCTTCAAAAGAAAAAGTAGTGGTATCTCACTTATGGGATGAAATTCGCCGTATTATGTGGAATTTTGTTGGTATTGTACGCTCTAACAAACGCTTAAAATATGCACAGTACCGCCTTGACCAAATTCAAGCAGAGGTAAACGATTATTACAAACTTTATTTAATTTCTAGTGATTTAATTGAGTTAAGAAACCTTGTTCAATCTGCACAATTAATTGTTCAATCTGCAATTTCCAGAACAGAAAGCAGAGGATTGCATTACAATGAGGACTACCCACAACAAGCAAACCAAGCAACTAACACCATCATTAAAAAATCATGA
- a CDS encoding protein-L-isoaspartate O-methyltransferase family protein yields the protein MNTRQARRNVIEQQIRPWGGLNYIANNALKDTPRENFVPEKYKNLAFADIEIPLTSKAKMLFPKIEGRLLDTLNIQKHETVLEVGTGSGYLTAVLSKLCKSVTSIEIDETLSHSAQEKINALGIGNVNLKVGDASKGWHSDDFFDVVIVGSSVPKITGRYFHLLNVGGRIFVIEGAGNIMSAKLITRISEHKWDTKSLFETQLDPMQGLESSASFEF from the coding sequence ATGAATACAAGGCAAGCAAGAAGAAACGTCATCGAACAACAAATTCGCCCTTGGGGTGGGTTAAATTATATTGCTAATAATGCACTTAAAGATACGCCAAGAGAAAATTTTGTGCCAGAGAAATATAAAAACCTTGCCTTTGCAGATATTGAAATTCCGCTGACTAGTAAAGCAAAAATGCTTTTTCCAAAGATTGAAGGGCGCTTATTGGATACGCTTAATATTCAAAAACATGAAACTGTGCTAGAAGTGGGTACGGGTAGTGGCTATTTAACGGCTGTTCTGTCAAAATTATGCAAATCTGTAACCAGTATTGAAATTGATGAGACACTTAGTCATAGCGCCCAAGAAAAAATTAATGCATTGGGGATTGGTAATGTTAATTTAAAAGTGGGGGATGCTTCAAAGGGCTGGCATTCTGATGATTTTTTTGATGTGGTTATTGTTGGTAGTTCGGTACCTAAAATTACAGGTCGTTACTTTCACTTATTAAATGTAGGTGGTAGAATCTTTGTGATTGAAGGTGCTGGCAATATCATGAGTGCAAAATTAATTACTCGCATCAGTGAGCATAAATGGGATACAAAATCCTTATTTGAAACACAATTAGATCCCATGCAAGGGTTAGAGTCATCAGCCAGTTTTGAGTTTTAA
- a CDS encoding 5-formyltetrahydrofolate cyclo-ligase has protein sequence MQALRLTLRQKRRAINHNNRERFAKRLLSQTQKLVTFKRGQKIAIYLPNDGEIDTKYITNFLKKQGFSIYLPKLDNEILKFAKLGNEFKKNKFGIDEPVVTEALNAKQLDVIFMPLVGFDAQRNRIGMGGGFYDRTLAFKKHQTNYNNPKLYGLAFDCQQITKIDSRSWDITLDIVITPTKSY, from the coding sequence ATGCAAGCATTAAGACTCACACTCAGACAAAAAAGACGTGCTATTAATCACAATAACCGAGAAAGATTCGCCAAACGCTTATTGTCCCAAACACAAAAATTAGTCACTTTTAAACGCGGGCAAAAAATTGCCATTTACCTGCCAAACGATGGTGAAATTGATACTAAATATATTACTAATTTCTTAAAAAAACAAGGTTTTAGTATCTATTTACCAAAATTGGACAATGAAATCCTTAAATTTGCAAAACTTGGCAATGAATTTAAAAAAAACAAGTTTGGTATCGATGAGCCTGTTGTTACTGAGGCATTAAATGCCAAACAACTAGATGTTATCTTTATGCCACTCGTAGGTTTTGATGCGCAGAGAAATCGTATTGGTATGGGTGGTGGTTTTTACGACCGCACTTTAGCCTTTAAAAAACACCAAACAAACTACAACAACCCTAAGCTCTATGGACTGGCTTTTGATTGTCAACAAATTACTAAGATTGATAGTCGGTCTTGGGATATAACACTTGACATAGTCATTACCCCAACTAAAAGCTATTAG
- the dbpA gene encoding ATP-dependent RNA helicase DbpA translates to MNTIDFSSLDLHPDSLKNLSTLGYDSMTPIQQLSLPAILSGKDVIGQGKTGSGKTVAFGLGLLQKLDVKSFKVQSIVLCPTRELANQVAVEIQKLARAIHNIKILALFGGTPFGPQIGSLAHGVHIVVGTPGRIEEHLRKGTLKLNQVSTLVFDEADRMLDMGFQESIDNIIETMPVNRQTLLFSATYPDTIANIAQRVMKSPVMVKAPSTHEESTIKQYFYKTNTDDERMTALRLLLAKYKPESSLIFCNTKRDAQEVTDELIYYGFYALAMSGDLDQRERDQALIRFSNKSVSVLVATDVAARGLDIDSLDMVINFNIAHDGQVHTHRIGRTGRAGCTGIACTLYSDRETYKLNALDLGIEEEIIPDPLPSEHYLNRPIKKPPMTTLKIDGGKKQKLRPGDIVGGLTGQGGVAFEQIGKINVLSHWSYVAVSSELVKTALKKISHDKLKGRSFKVRILS, encoded by the coding sequence TTGAACACGATTGATTTTTCTTCATTGGATTTACATCCAGATTCATTAAAAAATTTAAGCACCTTAGGCTATGATTCAATGACTCCTATTCAGCAGTTGAGCTTGCCAGCCATTTTATCTGGTAAAGATGTGATTGGCCAAGGTAAGACAGGTTCGGGCAAGACAGTGGCATTTGGATTGGGTTTGTTACAAAAATTAGATGTTAAATCGTTTAAAGTGCAATCCATTGTTTTGTGTCCAACTCGTGAGTTGGCTAATCAGGTGGCAGTTGAAATTCAAAAACTCGCCAGAGCCATTCATAACATTAAGATTTTAGCGCTGTTTGGTGGCACGCCCTTTGGGCCACAAATCGGCTCATTAGCCCATGGTGTACATATTGTGGTAGGTACGCCTGGACGCATTGAAGAGCATTTGCGAAAAGGCACGCTTAAATTGAATCAGGTTAGTACATTGGTATTTGATGAGGCAGATCGTATGCTAGATATGGGTTTTCAAGAATCCATTGATAATATTATTGAAACAATGCCCGTCAATCGACAAACTTTATTATTTAGTGCAACTTACCCAGATACCATTGCCAATATTGCGCAGCGTGTGATGAAGTCTCCTGTTATGGTTAAGGCACCATCAACACACGAAGAATCGACCATTAAGCAATATTTTTACAAAACCAATACGGATGATGAGCGCATGACAGCTTTGAGGCTTTTATTAGCAAAATACAAGCCTGAATCTAGTTTGATTTTTTGTAATACCAAGCGCGATGCACAAGAGGTTACTGATGAGTTAATTTATTACGGGTTTTACGCATTGGCAATGAGTGGTGACCTTGACCAACGAGAACGCGATCAAGCACTGATTAGATTTTCTAATAAAAGCGTATCTGTTCTTGTGGCAACTGATGTAGCAGCTCGTGGCTTGGATATTGACTCACTTGATATGGTGATTAATTTTAACATTGCTCATGATGGACAAGTCCATACACACCGCATTGGTCGTACTGGTAGAGCAGGATGTACTGGCATTGCTTGTACTTTGTATAGTGATAGAGAAACTTACAAACTCAATGCGTTGGATTTGGGCATTGAGGAAGAGATTATTCCTGACCCATTACCAAGTGAACATTACTTAAATAGACCCATTAAAAAACCACCCATGACAACCTTAAAGATAGATGGCGGTAAAAAACAAAAATTACGCCCAGGTGACATTGTGGGTGGGCTAACTGGACAAGGGGGTGTTGCTTTTGAGCAGATTGGTAAGATTAATGTACTTAGCCATTGGTCTTATGTTGCGGTCAGTTCAGAATTGGTTAAAACTGCATTAAAAAAGATAAGTCATGATAAATTAAAAGGCAGGTCGTTTAAAGTAAGAATTCTTTCATAA
- a CDS encoding helix-turn-helix domain-containing protein, producing MSSTDLPACINAKLKRYFKQLDGEKASGVHKMVINDVESVVIKFVLDFVNNNQSEASRILSINRGTLKKKIQRYKL from the coding sequence ATGAGTTCAACTGATTTACCAGCCTGCATCAATGCAAAACTTAAACGTTACTTTAAACAACTGGATGGCGAGAAAGCAAGTGGCGTGCATAAAATGGTCATCAATGATGTAGAATCTGTTGTGATTAAATTTGTGCTTGACTTTGTCAATAATAATCAAAGCGAGGCTTCAAGAATTCTAAGTATTAACCGTGGCACATTAAAGAAAAAAATTCAACGATACAAACTCTAA
- a CDS encoding efflux RND transporter permease subunit, whose translation MSLVAVFFIAQIPDFQLDASSDSLVLEGDENLRYYQSIKKNYGSDDYLVISYQVEDNLLAPAQLNHLKKFRQDLTAINQVKSVTTILDVPLFRSPPLSLADLASKSISIDNGNANLALANDEFKNSPLYANNLVSKDGKTTAILVALRDSQKFKELRESRDKMRIQRANNKLSDDQQLKLKIIEKQVLKNAAAQSELQAQTIAQIRTTISQYSDKAHLFLGGLPMITTDIVAYISSDLIIFSLAVIGLMSLILAIIFKSIRWVIMPIGISIVSALIMTGVLAYLGWKVTVISSNFFSLLLVMTLSVVIHLVVRYREIAQLNPELDSNQLIKDTLSQMFKPCLFTTLTTFVAFGSLLISGIRPVIDFGWMMSIGVTIALILSFLAFPIIMSLLPKAKIAKHKTELSVTTSLAKFVEKFGNHLLVVLIIFIIGAGFGVSKLSVENRFIDYFKKNTEINQGLTLIDKKLGGTIPLEIIFDDLAEDYWFDEDLRDEIYEVHQYLDSLQETGKVLSIDTLMQLLTQANNDEALNGFFLNIVRSQLPESAKTQVLYPYLSEDSGQLRMVIRILETNKELKRGELIDKIQRHISTNLGFKPDSFHLSGMFVLYNNMLQSLFDSQIKTIAVVFVMIFIMFLFIFKSISLSILALIPNTLPSLFILGIMGLLNIPLDLMTITISAIAIGIGVDNAIHYIHRFKDEFKKDKDYMATMYRSHASIGLAMFYTSITVTMGFLILALSNFIPSIYFGVFTAIAMLSALLANLTLLPKLILMVKPKINP comes from the coding sequence TTGTCACTAGTTGCTGTATTTTTTATTGCTCAAATTCCTGATTTTCAACTGGACGCCTCCTCAGATTCTTTAGTGCTAGAAGGTGATGAAAACCTACGTTACTACCAAAGTATTAAAAAAAATTATGGGTCTGATGATTATTTAGTCATTTCCTATCAGGTTGAAGACAATTTATTAGCACCTGCGCAACTCAACCATCTTAAAAAATTTAGACAGGATTTAACCGCAATTAACCAAGTCAAATCGGTGACGACTATTTTAGATGTTCCACTCTTTAGATCACCTCCCTTATCTTTAGCAGATTTAGCTAGTAAAAGTATTAGTATTGATAATGGTAATGCTAATTTGGCTTTAGCCAATGATGAATTTAAAAATTCACCTTTATATGCTAATAATTTAGTCAGCAAAGACGGCAAAACAACCGCTATTTTAGTCGCTCTAAGAGACAGTCAGAAATTTAAAGAATTACGTGAAAGTCGTGACAAAATGCGCATTCAAAGGGCTAATAATAAATTGTCAGATGACCAGCAATTAAAACTTAAAATCATCGAAAAGCAAGTTTTAAAGAATGCCGCTGCTCAGAGCGAATTACAAGCGCAAACAATTGCCCAAATTCGAACTACTATTAGCCAATATTCAGACAAAGCCCATTTATTCTTGGGTGGTTTGCCTATGATAACTACTGATATTGTGGCTTATATTAGTAGCGATTTGATTATATTTAGCTTGGCAGTTATTGGACTTATGAGCCTAATTTTAGCGATTATTTTCAAAAGCATTCGCTGGGTCATTATGCCAATTGGCATTAGCATTGTCAGTGCACTTATCATGACAGGTGTTTTGGCTTATTTAGGCTGGAAAGTTACCGTTATTTCATCTAACTTTTTCTCATTATTACTGGTGATGACACTTTCTGTGGTTATTCATCTTGTGGTTAGATATAGAGAAATTGCCCAGCTCAACCCAGAACTTGACTCGAACCAGCTTATTAAAGATACTTTGTCACAAATGTTTAAGCCTTGTCTTTTTACAACTTTAACCACGTTTGTGGCTTTTGGCTCTTTGCTTATTAGTGGCATTAGACCCGTAATTGATTTTGGCTGGATGATGTCAATTGGTGTCACCATTGCCCTAATATTATCATTTCTTGCTTTTCCGATAATCATGAGTTTATTACCAAAAGCAAAAATTGCAAAACACAAAACCGAACTAAGTGTCACCACTTCACTGGCCAAATTTGTAGAAAAATTTGGCAATCACTTGTTAGTGGTATTGATAATATTTATCATAGGTGCTGGGTTTGGGGTTAGTAAACTTAGTGTTGAGAACCGTTTTATTGATTATTTTAAAAAAAATACAGAAATTAACCAAGGATTAACCTTAATTGATAAAAAACTGGGTGGTACCATTCCGCTGGAAATTATTTTTGACGATTTAGCAGAAGACTATTGGTTTGATGAAGATTTGCGTGATGAGATATATGAGGTTCATCAATATCTTGATTCTTTGCAAGAAACTGGCAAGGTTTTGTCAATTGACACCCTAATGCAACTCTTAACCCAAGCCAACAATGATGAAGCGCTTAATGGATTTTTCTTAAACATTGTCCGTTCTCAACTGCCTGAAAGTGCTAAAACACAAGTGTTGTACCCTTATTTATCTGAGGACAGTGGGCAACTCAGAATGGTTATCCGCATTCTAGAAACTAATAAAGAATTAAAGCGCGGCGAGTTAATTGATAAAATCCAACGCCATATTTCTACTAATCTTGGGTTTAAGCCAGACAGTTTTCATTTAAGTGGCATGTTTGTTTTGTATAACAACATGCTACAAAGTTTATTTGATTCGCAAATCAAGACCATTGCCGTGGTATTTGTGATGATTTTTATCATGTTCTTGTTTATTTTCAAATCGATTAGTTTGTCTATTCTTGCACTAATTCCAAACACCTTGCCGTCGCTTTTTATTCTTGGTATTATGGGGCTATTAAATATTCCATTGGATTTAATGACCATCACCATTTCAGCAATTGCCATTGGTATTGGTGTTGATAATGCTATTCATTACATTCATCGTTTTAAAGATGAATTTAAAAAAGATAAGGACTATATGGCGACGATGTATCGCTCTCATGCCAGTATTGGTTTGGCAATGTTTTATACGTCAATTACGGTAACAATGGGCTTTTTAATTTTAGCCTTGTCTAACTTTATACCCAGTATTTACTTTGGCGTATTTACTGCCATTGCAATGCTTAGTGCGCTACTTGCTAATTTAACTCTACTGCCTAAATTAATACTAATGGTAAAACCAAAAATTAACCCATAA
- the purH gene encoding bifunctional phosphoribosylaminoimidazolecarboxamide formyltransferase/IMP cyclohydrolase: MSIQRALISVSDKTGLIDFAQFLASKDIEIISTGGTAKLLNEHHIPVIEVSDYTGFPEMMAGRVKTLNPKIHGGILARRGLDEGVMAENDIKPIDLVVVNLYPFQATIAKADCTLEDAIENIDIGGPAMLRSSAKNHASVTVVVDGTDYQKVMSEISKSGNTTLETRTKLALKTFEHTAAYDGAIANYLGKGKDSFSNTINLQFNKVQSMRYGENPHQNAAFYVENNITEACVASSTQCQGKEMSYNNMADADAALECARSFDEPCCVIVKHANPCGVAVRDDIFNAYDDAFKTDPTSAFGGIIAFNRNLDKKTAQRIIARQFVEVIIAPNVDDDAKEVLSAKQNIRVLECGDLNTANPSLDYKRVTGGLLVQDKDLNVITKDDIKCVSNLTPTKDQIKDLLFAWKVAKAVKSNAIVYTKNQMTIGVGAGQMSRVYSAKIAGIKAADESLSVKGCVMASDAFFPFRDGIDVAAQAGIKAIIQPGGSIRDAEVIKAVNEHGIAMVFTGMRHFKH, encoded by the coding sequence ATGTCTATACAACGCGCCTTAATCAGTGTTTCTGATAAAACTGGATTGATTGATTTTGCCCAATTTTTAGCAAGTAAAGATATCGAAATTATTTCCACAGGCGGCACAGCCAAACTGTTAAATGAGCATCATATTCCAGTCATTGAAGTATCAGACTATACAGGGTTTCCTGAGATGATGGCAGGTCGCGTTAAAACCCTTAATCCTAAAATTCATGGCGGCATTTTAGCGCGCCGTGGGCTTGATGAAGGCGTGATGGCAGAAAATGACATTAAGCCAATTGATTTGGTTGTGGTTAACCTTTATCCATTCCAAGCAACGATTGCTAAGGCTGACTGCACGTTGGAAGATGCGATTGAAAATATTGATATTGGCGGCCCAGCAATGCTAAGATCAAGTGCTAAAAATCATGCATCTGTGACAGTTGTAGTAGATGGTACAGATTATCAAAAAGTCATGAGTGAAATTAGTAAATCAGGCAATACCACGCTTGAAACTCGAACCAAACTAGCTCTTAAAACATTTGAACATACCGCAGCTTATGACGGTGCTATTGCTAATTATTTAGGCAAAGGAAAAGATAGTTTTTCTAACACCATCAATCTGCAATTTAACAAGGTTCAATCAATGCGCTATGGGGAAAATCCACACCAAAATGCTGCATTCTATGTTGAGAATAATATCACCGAGGCTTGCGTAGCGTCCTCAACACAATGCCAAGGCAAGGAAATGTCATACAATAATATGGCAGATGCAGATGCAGCACTTGAATGTGCGCGCAGTTTTGATGAGCCATGTTGCGTGATTGTTAAGCACGCCAATCCATGTGGTGTTGCCGTGCGTGATGACATTTTTAATGCTTACGATGACGCTTTTAAAACCGATCCAACTTCAGCATTTGGTGGCATTATTGCCTTTAATCGCAACCTAGACAAAAAGACAGCACAACGCATTATTGCGCGTCAGTTTGTTGAAGTCATTATTGCACCTAATGTTGATGATGATGCTAAAGAAGTGTTATCAGCCAAACAAAATATACGCGTACTAGAGTGTGGCGATTTAAACACAGCGAACCCTTCGCTAGATTACAAGCGTGTGACTGGTGGCTTACTAGTACAAGATAAGGACTTGAACGTTATCACAAAAGATGATATTAAATGCGTCAGTAATTTAACACCCACCAAAGACCAAATTAAAGACTTATTATTTGCTTGGAAAGTCGCCAAAGCAGTTAAATCAAACGCCATTGTTTACACTAAAAACCAGATGACCATTGGTGTTGGTGCGGGTCAAATGTCTAGAGTCTACTCTGCCAAAATCGCTGGCATTAAGGCAGCTGACGAGTCCCTCAGCGTTAAAGGCTGCGTAATGGCATCCGATGCCTTTTTCCCATTTCGGGATGGTATTGACGTAGCAGCACAAGCTGGCATTAAAGCCATTATTCAACCAGGCGGTTCAATACGTGATGCCGAAGTTATAAAAGCAGTAAATGAGCATGGCATTGCAATGGTATTTACAGGCATGCGTCACTTTAAACATTAA
- a CDS encoding helix-turn-helix domain-containing protein, with translation MNTKKLQKIGIGERIQIARKKLGSSSAKVSAAMDLSRSMCSQWERGISNPSTAHLVKLAKVLGVSFAWLATGGSEVEKVNKEKQINQEELKILKQTQLLKMTEEFNKMDLEQQEKLVDFLQVATKY, from the coding sequence ATGAATACTAAAAAACTACAAAAAATAGGGATTGGTGAAAGAATACAAATTGCGCGCAAAAAATTAGGCTCGTCTAGCGCAAAGGTGTCAGCGGCAATGGATCTTTCTAGGTCAATGTGTAGTCAATGGGAGCGTGGTATATCCAATCCGTCTACTGCACATCTAGTTAAACTGGCTAAAGTACTAGGGGTGTCGTTTGCATGGCTAGCAACTGGGGGTAGTGAAGTTGAAAAAGTGAATAAGGAAAAACAAATCAACCAAGAAGAATTAAAAATTCTTAAGCAAACTCAACTGCTCAAAATGACTGAGGAATTTAATAAAATGGATTTAGAACAGCAAGAAAAATTAGTGGATTTTTTGCAAGTGGCTACTAAATATTAA